Below is a window of Congzhengia minquanensis DNA.
ACAATATTATTCTCGCAGTCAACCAAACCATATTTGTTTTCCCAATAGTTTTGTCCTTTTTTGCAAACAACGGCAAGACCGTTACCGATATAATTGACTACATAATCATATAGCGAAGCATCCGGCTGAAACGTTGTTAGCGTCTCGCCGTTTACGTTTAAATCGGAATAAACATCTCCCCGTTGCGCTAAAAACAAATCACCGAAATGCTTCAATTGATCATATTCGCACGGAATGATTTCTTCGCCCAAGGCGTTGATTGCGCCGCGCTTGCCATCTCTTCCTATAATACAAATCCCGTTGATAAATTTATCAAATATGCCATCCGCATATGCAACCACATCGCCGTTTTGGTTGATTATACCAATCGACTCATAATTATACGCCGTTTTTCCTATGCCAAATTGATATAACCCCTCACCCAAATATCTTCTCACTACCGGGGGCTTTAACGGGTCGGTATATTGGCTGTAATCAAGGTTTGCCGCGTTGCCGATAACCCCGTCATTGGAAATAAAGTGCAGCTTTTCATCGGAAGCCAGTGTAACAAATCCGCCCGCTTCCGAAAACCGGCCTGCATACAGCATCAGATTATCATTGGCAAGCTGGCAAATCTCCTGTTGTTTTTCCAAATCAAAAACAACGATTCTTCCGTCTTGCTTTAAAACTACCAAATCGGAATATTCCGAAAGTGGATTTATGGCTTCCAAATTGTCGTAAACAAGTATCCCCGTTGCAACGTCCATCAGTGCTGTTGCGTCAGGATATTCCGCTGACGGAACCTCTAAATATGTTTGTTCCCCCACGTTATAGCCCGGACAATAGATTTCGCCAAAATCATTCCATCCAGCGTCGACCGCATAATCATACGCCGCCAGTTCTGCGGTTACGTTCTTTGTTTCATATGCGGCTGCCGAACCGGTAAACAAGTAAAGCATTAATAAGAGAAACGCCGTTTGTGTTGCAAAATTTTTTTTCATTTTTGTCCCCTCCGTTAATGTAAGTTTTCATTTGTCAATTTTGTTTTGCCATAAGTTTTTGCAAATTAAAAAAGTGCGCCAACCGAAGCTGACGCACGAAAAACACATTGCTCCGATTGTCGCCAAACAAAATCCTACACTAACACAATAGTATGCAGAAATAGAGCATGTATTTTTACCGAAAGGCACAAAAATACACACTATCGTGTTAAAAGCGCAATGATTCGATTTTGTTTGGCAATCTCATTATAGCACAAACAAGCTCCTTTTGCAACAAATAATTTATACGGATGCGGATTATAGTATTAACCCTGTGCACCATGACCTGCATCAATAATGACAGTTTTGTTTTCCGTGGGCAAAAACGCACCCTTTGAGCGAAACATTTGATAGCCAGCGCCGGTAAGCCCCGCGCAAAGCGCCAACAGGCAGGCAGCGGCAATTACCTTTTTCTTCTTAAATACCATAATCATAAAAATGCCTCCTAAATCAATCCAATTGTGTTTATTTTTATTTTATTCCCCTATCAAACCTTTTAGCACAGAGGGCAAAAAGAAAAGCCCCTCCGCCAAAGCGGAGAGGCCTGCATTTTTTATTTTACTTTAATTTTGTTGTAAATTTTTTCGTTAATAGTAATGTTCATGCTGTCTTTCAAGCCGTCTAAATATTCGGTGTATTTGTCGGACATGATGGAGTTAGACGCAGTGGATAAAATTTTTGTTAAGTCTTCGCCGTCCTCCGGCAGGGGATAACGCTTAATGATATGCCAGCCGTAGGTGGACTCAATCAGGTTCGGGTTCACTTCGCCGGGTTTTACGGCAAACGTGCCGTCGGTGAACTCCTGAATCATGCTACCCGTGCCGTCCAGCGTTGCGCCGGTTTCGTCAATCACATAGCCGTCAGGGCTGGTTTCCATACCTGGGTCTTCGCCATATTCCTTAATCAGGTTTTCAAAATTGTCGCCCTTCACGGCCTTTGCTAAAACCTCTTCTGCTTTTGCCTTGGCGTCAGCCGCATATTGCTCTGTGTCCACTTCTTCAGCCGGCTCTGCTGCACCGTCTGCCGCAGCTGCTGCGTCCTGCTGAGGGGTATTCGAAATTAAAACGTGTTTTACCACGGCATATTTTTCGTTGGCCGCGTTTTTCACAGTTTCATCGTCCGGCTTAATAGGGGAATTTTCCTGCTGAGAAAGGGACTGATAGTACGCACTAGATAAAAATGTCTTTTCCATAATGTCCGCAATTTGATACTTGTCCGCACCAGTTTTCTTTTCTAATTCTTTCAGCTGTTCCTTTGTCGCAGCGTCATCTGCATTCACAATGGAGCGTGCGTTTGAAGCCTGCTCCTGGGTTAATGTCACACCCGCTTCCTTGGCTTTAACAACTGCGGTTTCAACGCGGATTAGCTCGTCCATTGCCTTTTCTTTTGCCACTTCAGATGCTTTTTTCCCGTCAATATCAGAATTCCAGTAATCGTCCCCGGCGTTTTCTCCGGCTTCTGAAATCATCTGGTCTTTTATCATTTCTAAATAATACTTATACTCTGCCTCCGTTACATCATTACCGCCCACCGTTGCGATTTTGCGCGAAACGGAAAGACCGTTGATGCTTGCTAAGAACACCGCTACCGCGCATATGATTACGATTGCGGCAATCCACTTAATTGTTGCCTTTAATGCGTTCAACAAAAAACACTCCTTTGTTTAATTGTAATAAATGTATTATACACTATTTAACATTACTATGCAAGAGTTTCTTGTATTTCTGTAATAAATTTTTTACAGAAAGAAGCAAATTTTCTTCTTTTTTCCTGTCAATTTTCAACACCATATAGGGCTTTGTGCCGGCTGAAACAAAAAATTTGCTGCCAAATTCCGACACCAGCCCCGCAATGGCTTCCAAGTCCATTTGCGTTTTAAAATAGCACAGAATGCTGTCGTCTTTCACTGTAATTTCGCTCAGTCCGCAGTTCTTTGCCATATATTTCACTTCGGCAACAGCTACGAGCGCGGCCACGC
It encodes the following:
- a CDS encoding peptidylprolyl isomerase; this translates as MNALKATIKWIAAIVIICAVAVFLASINGLSVSRKIATVGGNDVTEAEYKYYLEMIKDQMISEAGENAGDDYWNSDIDGKKASEVAKEKAMDELIRVETAVVKAKEAGVTLTQEQASNARSIVNADDAATKEQLKELEKKTGADKYQIADIMEKTFLSSAYYQSLSQQENSPIKPDDETVKNAANEKYAVVKHVLISNTPQQDAAAAADGAAEPAEEVDTEQYAADAKAKAEEVLAKAVKGDNFENLIKEYGEDPGMETSPDGYVIDETGATLDGTGSMIQEFTDGTFAVKPGEVNPNLIESTYGWHIIKRYPLPEDGEDLTKILSTASNSIMSDKYTEYLDGLKDSMNITINEKIYNKIKVK
- a CDS encoding WG repeat-containing protein — its product is MKKNFATQTAFLLLMLYLFTGSAAAYETKNVTAELAAYDYAVDAGWNDFGEIYCPGYNVGEQTYLEVPSAEYPDATALMDVATGILVYDNLEAINPLSEYSDLVVLKQDGRIVVFDLEKQQEICQLANDNLMLYAGRFSEAGGFVTLASDEKLHFISNDGVIGNAANLDYSQYTDPLKPPVVRRYLGEGLYQFGIGKTAYNYESIGIINQNGDVVAYADGIFDKFINGICIIGRDGKRGAINALGEEIIPCEYDQLKHFGDLFLAQRGDVYSDLNVNGETLTTFQPDASLYDYVVNYIGNGLAVVCKKGQNYWENKYGLVDCENNIVMPIEYAEIHVEFAEDMYCVRLTQIYRGDSVYGYIDETGSIAVPFIYDYAYGFSEGLAAVSKDGKYGFIDKTGTVVIPFLYSYAGSFSNGVATVWTEDDIEININKNNEIVPKNDETENEKAPKYELTNPYTYEWDMQAGYIGGVKLNNINRIADISHFGVFPVVVGTNGQYVIAFSKDFQKMYRVTFNEEDIPYTKSVAEQKAGGVAVHVELFSIPEGSNLIAAGYKNNKLKVLETVSSAERIETITFHADVDVIKIMAWDGFGNLQPITGIEEISKDKWKQ